The following proteins are co-located in the Cyprinus carpio isolate SPL01 chromosome B19, ASM1834038v1, whole genome shotgun sequence genome:
- the pef1 gene encoding peflin, protein MSYQYGQGYPGPGGNAPQHHLPPGAPYGGGPVGGQYGSPYGGAPPGQQYGGGAPYGSYGQPGPRAPYGGGQAPGGPYGGYGQPQGGPYSQQAPAGNIPPGVNPEAYQWFCSVDTDRSGYINAKELKQALMNSNNSSFNDETCMMMLNMFDKTKTGRVDVFGFSALWTFLQQWRALFQQFDRDRSGSINSTEMHQALSQMGYNLSPQFIQELVNRYSARGVNGVLQLDRFIQVCTQLQIMTQAFREKDTAMTGNVKMSYEDFLSGAVTRLV, encoded by the exons ATGAGTTATCAATACGGACAG ggttaTCCGGGACCAGGTGGTAACGCTCCCCAACACCACCTGCCTCCAGGGGCACCATACGGAGGTGGTCCCGTTGGTGGACAGTATGGTTCACCTTATGGCGGTGCCCCTCCAGGGCAACAGTATGGTGGAGGGGCTCCATACGGGTCTTATGGTCAGCCTGGTCCAAGAGCACCGTACGGTGGGGGCCAAGCTCCAGGAGGTCCTTACGGAGGCTATGGACAACCCCAGGGAGGACCATATAGTCAGCAGGCACCTGCAG GTAACATTCCTCCTGGTGTGAACCCTGAGGCGTACCAGTGGTTTTGTTCTGTGGATACAGATCGTAGTGGCTACATTAACGCAAAAGAACTGAAGCAAGCACTCATGAATTCCAACAACTCCTCTTTCAATGACGAAACCTGCATGATGATGCTCA ATATGTTTGACAAGACCAAAACCGGACGTGTAGATGTATTTGGTTTCTCTGCACTGTGGACGTTTCTGCAGCAGTGGAGGGCATTATTCCAACAGTTCGACCGCGACCGATCCGGATCAATTAACAGCACTGAGATGcaccagg CATTATCTCAGATGGGCTACAATCTGAGTCCTCAGTTCATTCAGGAACTGGTGAATCGTTACTCTGCGCGTGGTGTGAATGGGGTTCTCCAGCTGGACCGCTTCATCCAGGTGTGCACACAGCTTCAAATCATGACCCAAGCATTCCGCGAGAAAGACACAGCCATGACAGGCAATGTGAAGATGAGTTACGAAGACTTCCTTTCTGGTGCCGTTACCAGACTGGTGTAA